DNA from Fibrobacter sp. UWB15:
CGTAAAAGCGGTGCAGTCCCAGATAGCCGAGCAAAATGCAAAGGGCGAGGGCAATCCACTTGTTATGTTCACCTTGTGCGGGCATAAGACCTCTTTTTGTTTTTGTGCGACCCAAATATAGAAAAAGCGGACTCCTGATTTTTCTAAATTTAGGGGAGGATAATTGTTATGCTTCACGTTTTCAAACACGAGCTTCGACTGATTTTTAGGGATCCGCGCTTCTGGATTCCATTTATTATTCCGCCGGTGATTTTGGCGGCTAGCCAGGGTATTGCCGTGTCGCGTTACGGAGGCCAGATTATGCAGGGAATGGAAGGCTATATGATGCTCTTGCTCGGTTGCCTCATGGCGCCTATGGGTTCGCCCCTTGCAGGCGATACTTTTGCGGGCGAACGCGAGCGCAATTCGCTTGAACTCTTGCAGCTTGCACCGATTGCTCCGGCAAAGCTCTTCTGGGGAAAACTTTTGGCGATTCTTCCGTTCCCGGTTGTGTTTGCGTTGCTTGCGCAGCTCGGTTATTGGGTGTCGCATCCCGAAATTTCGACGATGTTTGCGGTGGCGTCCGTTCTTGGGGCGCTTTCGGCGGTGCTTCTCACGACTTCTTTTGCGTTAATGGTTTCGCTCCGCGTACGTACGGTTCGGGCGGCAACGCATATTACTTTGTTCCTGATTGTTCCGCTGCTCCTTTTGGTGCAGCTCGGTCATGAAGCCTTTTTAAGCGGATTACTTGTTCCGCTGGCAACGCTTGCCGTATCTATTTTGTTGACGGTCGTGGTGGTTTATTTGAGTATGCGTAAGTTTGTGAGCCTTTAATTCGCAATCTGCCGATTTTGGCCTAAAAACGTTATTTTTCCTCAATATGAGTTCAAAACGCCTTTCCGGGGCGTTTTTTTGTCTGTTGATTTCCTTAAAAATTAAATGTAAAAAATATTTTTGAGAACATAAAATTATGCAAAACCTATTGACTCTGACGAAAAATAAATGTATTTTGAGAAATAAAGTGAGAACATTTTATTAAAAAAGGATGGTTGTTATGGGAATCAGTTTGGTTTCGTTCAAAAATATGGCGACAGGTGTCGCTACGGCTCTTGCAACATCGCTCGCGATGGGTGCGGTTGCGTTACCTTCTGCATTCGCAGCCTCCTCGCCGGATTTTCCGATGGCGGGGTTTGCTACGCAGAACGGTGGTACTACCGGCGGCAAGGGCTATTCCGAGGTCACGGTAAACAACGTGAACGACCTCAAGACCCATGCCAAGGCTGGCAACAAGATTATCTACGTGAAGCCGGGGACGTACATGGGCCCGATCGAGGTTGGTAGCAACGTGACGATTTACGGTTACCAGGGCGCCATCATCGCGCAGCCCAGCTCGGGTAGCGCCATGAAGCTGAGCGGCTCGAAGAACGTCATCATCCGCAACCTGAAATTCAAGGGCGTGGGCGCGCATGACGATGATGACGAGGATTGCCTGCAGGTGAATCACGAGTCGAAGAACGTGTGGATTGACCACGTGGATGTTTACGATGGTCACGACGGCAACCTGGACATTACCAATGCCTCGGACTACGTGACGATTTCGTGGACCAAGTTCAGCTACACTTCGGCATCGACCGGCCACCAGTTCAGCAACCTGATTGGCAACAGCAAGACAAAGACGAGCGATCGCGGACATTTGAACGTGACGATTCATCATACGTGGTGGGCGGATGGCGTGGTCGAACGCATGCCGCGCGTGCGTTTTGGTAAGGTGCATGTGGCGAACAACCTCTTCGACAGCAAGAATGCGAGCTACTGCGTACGTGCTGCTGT
Protein-coding regions in this window:
- a CDS encoding ABC transporter permease, with product MLHVFKHELRLIFRDPRFWIPFIIPPVILAASQGIAVSRYGGQIMQGMEGYMMLLLGCLMAPMGSPLAGDTFAGERERNSLELLQLAPIAPAKLFWGKLLAILPFPVVFALLAQLGYWVSHPEISTMFAVASVLGALSAVLLTTSFALMVSLRVRTVRAATHITLFLIVPLLLLVQLGHEAFLSGLLVPLATLAVSILLTVVVVYLSMRKFVSL